A window from Myxococcus fulvus encodes these proteins:
- a CDS encoding efflux RND transporter periplasmic adaptor subunit, which produces MAAAPVVAAEVVTRQVADSAEFTGTLAAVQSVELRPRVGGYVDSVRFAEGGLVTAGQVLFQLDSRTFEAVLDRARADLRQAEERRTLAEKRFERGEKLVAEQAISQGDFDVLTAERAESRARVESAKAAVRGAEVDLQDTRVRAPVSGRVGRALVTQGNLVSGGALLTTIVSVEPFYVYFDVDEATYLRFAGTTSGARGKDGRVNAVPVRVALTGDEGFPREARLDFLDNQVVAGTGTARARAVLPNPDGKLTAGLFARVRLETGAARPTVLIQDLAVGTDQKGRYVLVVRPDQTLEQRRVELGTTEGGLRVVRSGLAAGEKVVLKGLARPGMAVAPTLVAMADSEHAEGARP; this is translated from the coding sequence ATGGCGGCGGCCCCCGTCGTCGCCGCGGAGGTCGTCACCCGGCAGGTGGCCGACAGCGCCGAGTTCACCGGCACGCTGGCGGCGGTGCAGAGCGTGGAGCTGCGGCCTCGCGTCGGCGGCTACGTCGACTCGGTGCGCTTCGCGGAGGGCGGGTTGGTGACGGCGGGGCAGGTGTTGTTCCAGCTCGACTCGCGCACCTTCGAGGCCGTACTGGACCGGGCGCGCGCGGACCTGCGCCAGGCCGAGGAGCGCCGGACGCTGGCCGAGAAGCGGTTCGAGCGCGGCGAGAAGCTGGTCGCCGAGCAGGCCATCTCGCAGGGGGACTTCGACGTGTTGACGGCGGAGCGCGCGGAGTCGCGTGCACGCGTCGAGTCCGCCAAGGCGGCGGTGCGTGGCGCGGAGGTCGACCTGCAGGACACGCGCGTGCGTGCGCCCGTGAGTGGACGGGTGGGGCGGGCGCTGGTGACGCAGGGCAACCTGGTCAGCGGCGGCGCGCTGCTCACGACCATCGTCTCGGTGGAGCCCTTCTACGTCTACTTCGACGTGGACGAGGCCACGTACCTGCGCTTCGCGGGGACGACATCCGGCGCGCGCGGGAAGGACGGGCGCGTCAACGCGGTGCCGGTGCGGGTGGCGTTGACGGGGGACGAGGGCTTCCCTCGCGAGGCGCGGCTCGACTTCCTGGACAATCAAGTGGTGGCGGGGACGGGCACGGCGCGAGCGCGCGCGGTGCTGCCCAATCCGGACGGGAAGCTGACGGCGGGGCTGTTCGCGAGGGTGCGGCTGGAGACGGGCGCGGCGCGGCCCACGGTCCTCATCCAGGACCTGGCGGTGGGCACGGACCAGAAGGGGCGCTACGTGTTGGTGGTGCGTCCGGACCAGACGCTGGAGCAGCGGCGCGTGGAACTGGGGACGACGGAGGGCGGCCTGCGGGTGGTGCGCTCGGGGCTGGCGGCGGGTGAGAAGGTGGTGCTCAAGGGCCTGGCCCGGCCGGGGATGGCGGTGGCGCCCACGCTGGTCGCCATGGCCGACTCCGAGCACGCCGAGGGGGCGCGGCCGTGA
- the queD gene encoding 6-carboxytetrahydropterin synthase QueD, with protein MTEISREFTFEAAHFLPNVPPGHKCSRVHGHSYRVEVTVRGPVDPHYGWVVDFATLTEAWQAMHAQLDHRLLNDVPGLENPTSELLAAWVFGKLSFPTAKVVKIRVAETCTSQCVVYPEEG; from the coding sequence GTGACCGAAATCTCGAGGGAGTTCACCTTCGAGGCCGCGCACTTCCTCCCCAACGTCCCGCCGGGGCACAAGTGCTCGCGCGTCCACGGGCACAGCTATCGCGTCGAAGTCACGGTGCGCGGGCCGGTGGACCCGCACTACGGCTGGGTCGTCGACTTCGCCACGCTCACCGAGGCCTGGCAGGCGATGCACGCGCAGCTGGACCACCGGCTGTTGAACGACGTGCCGGGGCTGGAGAACCCCACCAGCGAGCTTCTGGCCGCCTGGGTCTTCGGCAAGCTGAGCTTCCCCACCGCGAAGGTGGTGAAGATTCGCGTCGCGGAGACCTGCACGTCGCAGTGTGTCGTCTATCCCGAAGAGGGCTGA
- a CDS encoding efflux RND transporter permease subunit, whose translation MKFAHFFVDRPIFAAVLSVLLLIGGGLSLLQLPLSEYPAVSPPTVVVRAAYPGADPAVIAETVAAPLEQEINGVEGMLYMSSQATSDGRVAVTITFGMGVNPDTAQVQVQNRVARAIPRLPAEVQRLGVLTEKSSPDLLMVVHLVSPDGKQDPLYLSNYAVLQVRDVLQRVPGVGSVNVLGAGEYSMRVWLDPRLLAARGLTASDVVAAIREQNVQVAAGVIGQQPDERSAFQLTVTTQGRLTEEEQFRDIVVKVGEEGQVTRLRDVARVELGASSYSVRARLDGKSAVAIGISQASGSNALDVSAGIRARMTELKEAFPQGMEYKIAYDPTLFVRASIRNVVTTLLEAVVLVVLVVLLFLQTWRASIIPLAAVPVSLVGTAAVMQMLGFSLNTLSLFGLVLSIGIVVDDAIVVVENVERHIAQGVSPKEAARRAMTEVTGPIIAITSVLSAVFVPTAFLGGLTGQFYRQFALTIAISTILSAFNSLTLSPALAGVLLRGHHGPKDGLTRFMEKAFGGWLFGPFNRFFDKASTGYVSLVRRVVRVSGLALVVYGGLLVLTWLGFAKVPAGFVPMQDKYYLVGLAQLPPASSLERTDAVVKKMSELMLAEKGVANVVAFSGISINGFVNSPNSAVVFAILDDFEKRQSPELSAGAIAGKLQGKLAGVQEGFAAIFPPPPVPGMGSTAGFKLQVEDRAGLGSQALYEATQALVQRASTDPQVMGLMSGFEINVPQLHAEVDRVKAKQQGVPLGSVFETLQIHLGSLYVNDFNRFGRTYQVNVQADAKHRMEPEDIGRLQVRNPQGGMVPLASLVEVTPSFGPDQVLRYNGYPSADINGAAAPGVSTGQAVAAMERLAAETLPAGMSFEWTDLTYQEKLAGKEGLFVFPLAILLAFLILAAQYNSWTLPLAVLLTVPLALLSAIAGVWLVGGDNNIFTQIGLVVLVGLAAKNAILIVEFARAQEDEGMGVVQAALEACRLRLRPILMTSIAFIMGVVPLAVATGAGAEMRQAMGVAVFAGMLGVTLFGLVLTPIFYIVIRKLALRGEEREAPAIPAGATGAEGH comes from the coding sequence GTGAAGTTCGCGCACTTCTTCGTCGACCGGCCCATCTTCGCGGCCGTGTTGTCGGTGCTGCTCCTGATTGGCGGCGGCCTGTCGTTGTTGCAGTTGCCGTTGAGCGAGTACCCGGCCGTGTCTCCGCCCACGGTGGTGGTGCGCGCGGCCTATCCTGGCGCGGACCCGGCCGTCATCGCGGAGACGGTGGCCGCGCCGCTGGAGCAGGAGATCAACGGCGTGGAGGGCATGCTCTACATGTCCTCGCAGGCGACGAGCGATGGCCGGGTGGCGGTGACGATTACCTTCGGCATGGGCGTCAACCCGGACACGGCGCAGGTGCAGGTGCAGAATCGGGTGGCGCGCGCGATTCCGAGGCTGCCGGCGGAGGTGCAGCGGCTGGGCGTGCTCACGGAGAAGTCGAGCCCGGACCTGCTGATGGTGGTGCACCTGGTGTCCCCGGACGGGAAGCAGGACCCGCTCTATCTCTCCAACTACGCGGTGCTCCAGGTGCGGGACGTGCTCCAGCGCGTGCCCGGCGTGGGCAGCGTGAATGTGCTGGGCGCGGGTGAGTACAGCATGCGCGTCTGGCTGGACCCCCGGCTGCTCGCCGCGAGGGGCCTCACCGCGAGCGACGTGGTGGCGGCCATCCGTGAGCAGAACGTGCAGGTGGCCGCGGGTGTCATCGGGCAGCAGCCGGATGAGCGCTCCGCGTTCCAGCTCACCGTCACCACGCAGGGGCGGCTCACGGAGGAGGAGCAGTTCCGCGACATCGTGGTCAAGGTGGGCGAGGAGGGACAGGTGACGCGCCTGCGGGACGTGGCCCGCGTGGAGCTGGGCGCCAGCTCCTACTCCGTGCGAGCGCGGCTGGACGGCAAGTCGGCGGTGGCCATCGGCATCAGCCAGGCCTCCGGCTCCAACGCGCTGGATGTGTCCGCGGGCATCCGCGCGCGGATGACGGAGCTGAAGGAGGCCTTCCCCCAGGGCATGGAGTACAAGATTGCCTACGACCCGACACTCTTCGTGCGCGCGTCCATCCGCAACGTGGTGACGACGTTGCTGGAGGCGGTGGTGCTGGTGGTCTTGGTGGTGCTGCTGTTCCTCCAGACGTGGCGCGCCTCCATCATCCCGCTGGCCGCGGTGCCCGTGTCGCTGGTGGGCACGGCGGCGGTCATGCAGATGCTGGGCTTCTCGCTCAACACGCTGTCGCTCTTCGGCCTGGTGCTCTCCATCGGCATCGTGGTGGATGACGCCATCGTCGTCGTGGAGAACGTGGAGCGGCACATCGCGCAGGGCGTGAGCCCGAAGGAAGCGGCCCGCCGGGCGATGACGGAGGTGACGGGACCCATCATCGCGATTACCTCCGTGCTGTCGGCGGTCTTCGTCCCCACCGCGTTCCTGGGGGGATTGACGGGGCAGTTCTACCGACAGTTCGCGCTGACCATCGCCATCTCGACCATCCTCTCGGCGTTCAACTCGCTCACCCTCAGCCCGGCGCTCGCGGGTGTGCTGCTGCGCGGACACCATGGCCCGAAGGATGGCCTGACGCGCTTCATGGAGAAGGCGTTCGGCGGGTGGCTGTTCGGGCCGTTCAACCGCTTCTTCGACAAGGCCTCCACCGGCTACGTGTCGCTGGTTCGCCGGGTGGTGCGAGTCAGCGGGCTGGCGCTCGTCGTGTACGGAGGGCTGCTGGTGCTCACGTGGCTGGGCTTCGCGAAGGTGCCCGCGGGCTTCGTGCCGATGCAGGACAAGTACTACCTGGTGGGGCTCGCGCAGCTGCCGCCCGCGTCGTCGCTGGAGCGGACGGACGCGGTGGTGAAGAAGATGTCGGAGCTGATGCTGGCGGAGAAGGGCGTGGCCAATGTCGTGGCCTTCTCCGGCATCTCGATCAACGGCTTCGTCAACTCGCCCAACTCGGCCGTCGTGTTCGCCATCCTGGATGACTTCGAGAAGCGCCAGTCGCCGGAGCTGTCGGCCGGGGCCATCGCGGGGAAGCTCCAGGGCAAGCTCGCGGGAGTGCAGGAGGGCTTCGCGGCCATCTTCCCGCCGCCGCCAGTGCCGGGCATGGGCTCGACAGCGGGCTTCAAGCTGCAGGTGGAGGACCGGGCGGGGCTGGGTTCGCAGGCGCTGTACGAGGCCACACAGGCCCTGGTGCAGCGCGCGTCCACGGACCCGCAGGTGATGGGGTTGATGTCGGGGTTCGAGATCAACGTGCCGCAGCTCCACGCGGAAGTGGACCGGGTGAAGGCAAAGCAGCAGGGCGTGCCGTTGGGCTCGGTCTTCGAGACGCTCCAGATTCACCTGGGCTCGCTGTACGTGAACGACTTCAACCGCTTCGGTCGAACGTACCAGGTGAACGTGCAGGCGGACGCGAAGCACCGCATGGAGCCGGAGGACATCGGCCGGCTGCAGGTGCGCAACCCGCAGGGCGGCATGGTGCCGTTGGCCTCGTTGGTGGAGGTGACGCCGTCGTTCGGGCCGGACCAGGTGCTGCGCTACAACGGGTATCCCTCCGCGGACATCAACGGGGCGGCGGCGCCGGGTGTGAGCACGGGACAGGCGGTGGCGGCGATGGAGCGACTGGCGGCGGAGACGCTCCCGGCCGGCATGAGCTTCGAATGGACCGACCTGACGTACCAGGAGAAGCTCGCGGGCAAGGAAGGCCTGTTCGTCTTCCCGCTGGCCATCCTGTTGGCGTTCCTCATCCTGGCGGCGCAGTACAACAGTTGGACGTTGCCGCTGGCGGTGCTGCTCACGGTGCCGCTGGCGTTGCTCAGCGCGATTGCAGGCGTGTGGCTGGTGGGTGGGGACAACAACATCTTCACGCAGATTGGGCTCGTGGTGCTGGTGGGGCTCGCGGCGAAGAACGCCATCCTCATCGTCGAGTTCGCTCGGGCGCAGGAAGATGAAGGGATGGGCGTGGTGCAGGCGGCGCTGGAGGCGTGTCGGCTGCGGCTGCGGCCCATCCTGATGACGTCCATCGCGTTCATCATGGGCGTGGTGCCGTTGGCGGTGGCGACGGGCGCGGGCGCGGAGATGCGTCAGGCGATGGGCGTGGCGGTGTTCGCGGGCATGCTCGGCGTGACGTTGTTCGGCCTGGTGCTGACGCCCATCTTCTACATTGTCATCCGGAAGCTCGCGCTGCGCGGCGAGGAGCGGGAGGCCCCGGCCATCCCCGCCGGCGCGACGGGGGCGGAAGGGCACTGA
- a CDS encoding serine hydrolase domain-containing protein: MNSSSPLSLGALLALLSLSPTARAAEPAAPPKPPVQAPASDAAEKLVGIWSADPVYGPEVQGELTVFREGTTWRARISGYEATGQVEKGALTLALPGGQGTFRATVAADGQVLRGHWVQPRVMVGGVRYATPVELRSLQKGVWRGTVKPWADRFTLYLVVYKKPDGAIAAYLRDPEKGFGRQFALNVSVQGSAVKLVDPRGPTTFEGTLDEDSGRLSVPIFFLGNLQFTRRERDQAVGLYPRTPAPGAYVYRPPVAEQDGWATASLSDVGMDAAPIQALMQRLLDTEVGPGPAQRVQGVLIARKGKLVLEEYFYGYDKERLHDLRSASKTLAPVLVGTAIQKGAKLSPQTPVYSMFPGHQPKGPEDARRAGLTLEHLMTMTSGFDCDDDNEETPGNENNLQNQEGDWYAYTLDLPMGRAPGETQAVYCSAGINLVGGVVRNATGTWLPEHFERTVATPLQFRHYAMNLMPDGEAYLGGGLYARPRDALKLGQLYLSGGVWNGRRVVSKQWVERSTARHSVMSPERTYGYAWWRHEVRVGERVYAEYEAGGNGGQYVMVIPELELTVMFTGGNYGQFNVWKTFREELLPRYILAAVRR; this comes from the coding sequence ATGAACTCTTCGTCCCCCCTCTCCTTGGGCGCATTGCTGGCGCTCTTGTCCCTGTCCCCCACGGCCCGGGCCGCCGAGCCGGCCGCGCCCCCGAAGCCCCCCGTCCAGGCCCCCGCGTCGGACGCGGCGGAGAAGCTGGTGGGCATCTGGTCGGCGGACCCCGTCTACGGGCCGGAGGTCCAGGGCGAGCTGACGGTGTTCCGCGAGGGCACCACGTGGCGCGCGCGAATCTCGGGCTACGAGGCCACGGGACAGGTGGAGAAGGGCGCGCTGACGCTGGCCTTGCCGGGCGGGCAGGGGACGTTCCGGGCCACGGTGGCGGCGGATGGTCAGGTGCTCAGGGGCCACTGGGTGCAGCCGCGCGTCATGGTGGGCGGCGTGCGGTACGCGACGCCGGTGGAGTTGCGCTCGCTGCAGAAGGGCGTGTGGCGCGGGACGGTGAAGCCGTGGGCGGACCGCTTCACGCTGTACCTGGTCGTCTACAAGAAGCCGGATGGCGCCATCGCCGCGTACCTGAGGGACCCGGAGAAGGGCTTCGGACGGCAGTTCGCGCTGAACGTCTCCGTGCAGGGCAGCGCCGTGAAGCTGGTGGACCCGCGCGGGCCGACGACGTTCGAGGGCACTCTGGATGAGGATTCGGGCCGGCTGTCGGTGCCCATCTTCTTCCTGGGGAACCTCCAGTTCACCCGTCGCGAGAGGGACCAGGCGGTGGGCCTGTATCCGCGCACGCCCGCGCCGGGGGCGTACGTCTACCGTCCGCCCGTGGCCGAGCAGGACGGCTGGGCGACGGCGTCCCTGTCCGACGTGGGCATGGACGCAGCGCCCATCCAGGCGCTGATGCAGCGGCTCCTCGACACGGAAGTCGGCCCTGGTCCCGCGCAGCGCGTGCAGGGGGTGCTCATCGCGCGCAAGGGCAAGCTCGTGCTGGAGGAGTACTTCTACGGCTACGACAAGGAGCGGCTCCATGACCTGCGTTCGGCGTCCAAGACGCTTGCGCCGGTGCTGGTGGGCACCGCCATCCAGAAGGGCGCGAAGCTGTCTCCCCAGACGCCCGTCTACTCGATGTTCCCCGGCCATCAGCCGAAGGGGCCCGAGGACGCGCGCAGGGCGGGGCTGACGCTGGAGCACCTGATGACGATGACGTCGGGGTTCGACTGTGACGACGACAACGAGGAGACGCCCGGCAACGAGAACAACCTCCAGAACCAGGAGGGGGATTGGTACGCGTACACGCTGGATTTGCCCATGGGACGGGCGCCGGGTGAGACGCAGGCGGTGTATTGCTCGGCGGGCATCAACCTGGTGGGCGGCGTGGTGCGCAACGCGACGGGCACGTGGCTGCCCGAGCACTTCGAGCGCACCGTGGCCACGCCGCTCCAGTTCCGTCACTACGCGATGAACCTGATGCCGGATGGCGAGGCGTACCTGGGTGGCGGCCTCTACGCGCGGCCCCGGGACGCGCTGAAGTTGGGGCAGCTGTACCTGTCGGGCGGCGTGTGGAACGGCCGGCGCGTGGTGTCCAAGCAGTGGGTCGAGCGCTCCACCGCGCGGCACTCGGTGATGAGCCCCGAGCGCACCTACGGGTATGCGTGGTGGCGCCACGAGGTGCGCGTGGGCGAGCGCGTCTATGCGGAATACGAGGCGGGCGGCAACGGCGGGCAGTACGTCATGGTCATCCCCGAGTTGGAGCTCACGGTGATGTTCACCGGGGGCAATTACGGGCAGTTCAACGTCTGGAAGACCTTCCGGGAGGAATTGCTGCCCCGATACATCCTCGCGGCCGTGCGGCGGTAG
- a CDS encoding SDR family NAD(P)-dependent oxidoreductase, whose translation MTPSGTRKVLITGGGTGIGRAVAETLLRAGGRVVVTGRRADVLNEVTRTWPGQAFALPCDVSSPTEREGLLRRAAELLGGLDGFVHSAGQVVHQPPGHIGEDVLRSQLEINLIAPLRLGEQALEVLEPGGAQVFVASTLATRPIVTSAVYSAAKAGLLQVMKVLALAGAARGVRANAVLPGVVETDMVREVRLAPGEATPPPEEYARRQEAQLAGLRSLHPLGRLGHPEDVAEAVRHLLGASWMTGAELVLDGGLLLRE comes from the coding sequence ATGACGCCGTCAGGCACCCGGAAGGTGCTCATCACCGGAGGCGGCACGGGCATCGGCCGCGCAGTGGCGGAGACGTTGCTGCGCGCGGGTGGCCGCGTCGTCGTGACGGGTCGTCGCGCGGACGTCCTCAACGAGGTGACACGCACCTGGCCCGGACAAGCGTTCGCCCTTCCCTGTGACGTGTCGTCCCCCACGGAGCGCGAGGGACTGCTGCGTCGGGCCGCGGAGCTGCTGGGCGGACTGGATGGCTTCGTCCACAGCGCCGGCCAGGTGGTGCATCAACCACCGGGACACATCGGCGAGGACGTCCTGCGCTCCCAGCTCGAAATCAACCTCATCGCGCCGTTGCGATTGGGTGAGCAGGCGCTGGAGGTGCTGGAGCCCGGCGGCGCGCAGGTCTTCGTCGCGTCCACGCTGGCCACGCGGCCCATCGTCACCAGCGCGGTGTACAGCGCGGCGAAGGCGGGCCTGCTCCAGGTGATGAAGGTCCTCGCGCTGGCCGGCGCGGCCCGGGGCGTGCGCGCCAACGCCGTGCTACCCGGAGTCGTGGAGACGGACATGGTGCGCGAGGTGAGGCTCGCACCGGGCGAGGCGACGCCACCGCCCGAGGAGTACGCCCGCCGTCAGGAGGCCCAGCTCGCGGGCCTGCGCTCACTGCATCCCCTCGGCAGACTGGGACATCCGGAGGACGTCGCCGAGGCCGTGCGCCACCTGCTGGGCGCGTCCTGGATGACCGGCGCGGAGCTGGTGCTCGACGGCGGGCTGCTGCTGCGCGAGTGA
- a CDS encoding dihydroneopterin aldolase, which yields MSIEHAFHPPTITTAAGRPLDVIEVRGLTVDCIVGIFNRERISAQPLQVDVALFLDTRSAAGGKLSHTVNYGRLAGELRFLLESCRFELLESAAEAICRYVLAPPTEDVPRAQVHAATVRVTKPHALGGLAIPSLQVHRSAEEMVYGKEEKSFGRVDIIHEGTGYGVYRLRVRPGGHIPTHVHQKMEESELVLGGGLHLQHRPVARGQAFHWPRGFPHRYDNPSSTEQTVLCVDKPGFIPSDEVETEAPPEGLTPVTGTSYYPHDELVASESSTGPRA from the coding sequence ATGAGCATCGAGCACGCCTTCCATCCCCCCACCATCACCACGGCCGCTGGCCGACCGCTGGACGTCATCGAGGTGCGGGGCCTCACGGTGGACTGCATCGTGGGCATCTTCAATCGGGAGCGCATCTCCGCCCAGCCGCTGCAGGTCGACGTGGCGCTGTTCCTGGACACGCGCTCCGCGGCGGGCGGCAAGCTCTCGCACACGGTGAACTACGGCCGGCTCGCGGGGGAGCTGCGCTTCCTCTTGGAGTCGTGTCGCTTCGAGTTGCTGGAGTCCGCCGCCGAGGCCATCTGCCGCTACGTGCTGGCGCCGCCCACCGAGGACGTGCCGCGCGCGCAGGTCCACGCGGCCACGGTGCGAGTCACCAAGCCCCACGCGCTGGGCGGGCTGGCGATTCCCTCGCTCCAGGTGCACCGCAGCGCGGAGGAGATGGTGTACGGCAAAGAGGAGAAGTCCTTCGGCCGCGTGGACATCATCCACGAGGGGACGGGCTACGGCGTCTACCGGCTGCGGGTGAGACCCGGGGGCCACATCCCCACGCACGTGCACCAGAAGATGGAGGAGAGCGAGCTGGTGCTGGGCGGAGGGCTGCACCTGCAACACCGACCCGTGGCCCGGGGGCAGGCGTTCCACTGGCCGCGAGGCTTCCCGCATCGCTACGACAACCCCTCGTCCACGGAGCAGACCGTGCTCTGCGTCGACAAGCCGGGCTTCATCCCGTCGGACGAGGTGGAGACCGAGGCGCCTCCCGAGGGCCTGACGCCCGTCACGGGCACCTCCTACTATCCGCACGACGAGCTGGTCGCCTCGGAGTCCTCGACGGGGCCGCGCGCGTGA